In Kushneria marisflavi, the following are encoded in one genomic region:
- a CDS encoding dipeptide ABC transporter ATP-binding protein produces the protein MSRPDIPDAPLLDAPLMEARDLVQTYQVRQGFLRRAELHAVRGVSFTLHGGETLAVVGESGCGKSTLARMLTLVEPPSSGELRVGGRDAAHPDAQTLAALRRDVQMVFQNPYGSLNPRKRIGTILEEPLVINTSTPAEERQRMARDMLARVGLRPEHYDRYPHMFSGGQRQRIAVARALMLRPRVLVLDEPVSALDVSVQAQVLNLLNDLQQEFGLAYLFISHDLSVVRHVADNVMVMYLGRPVEVGSREALFETPRHPYTQALLSATPSVNPDERRHRIALSGELPSPLSPPSGCAFHRRCPHARSECADKRPELRDVEGAQVACHFAEELMEQRVSGAA, from the coding sequence ATGAGCCGACCCGACATTCCTGATGCCCCCCTGCTCGACGCGCCCCTGATGGAGGCGCGCGACCTCGTTCAGACCTATCAGGTGCGCCAGGGATTTCTGCGCCGTGCCGAACTCCACGCCGTACGGGGCGTCAGCTTCACTCTTCACGGCGGTGAAACCCTGGCCGTGGTGGGCGAATCCGGCTGTGGCAAATCCACGCTTGCTCGCATGCTGACCCTGGTTGAGCCCCCGTCATCAGGAGAGCTCAGGGTTGGTGGGCGGGATGCTGCCCATCCTGACGCGCAGACTCTGGCTGCCCTGCGCCGTGACGTGCAGATGGTGTTTCAAAATCCCTACGGCTCTCTCAACCCGCGCAAACGCATCGGCACCATTCTCGAAGAACCCCTGGTCATTAATACCTCGACACCGGCCGAGGAGCGTCAGCGGATGGCCCGCGACATGCTTGCGCGTGTCGGGTTGCGCCCTGAGCACTATGACCGCTACCCGCACATGTTTTCCGGCGGACAGCGCCAGCGCATCGCTGTGGCACGCGCCCTGATGCTGCGACCCCGCGTGCTGGTGCTGGATGAACCCGTCTCGGCTCTGGATGTCTCGGTGCAGGCTCAGGTGCTCAACCTGCTCAACGACCTGCAGCAGGAGTTCGGGCTGGCCTATCTGTTCATCTCGCATGACCTGAGCGTGGTTCGCCACGTTGCCGATAACGTCATGGTGATGTATCTGGGCCGGCCGGTAGAAGTGGGCTCGCGCGAGGCGCTGTTCGAAACGCCGCGCCACCCTTATACCCAGGCACTGCTGTCGGCGACGCCATCAGTCAACCCTGATGAGCGACGACACCGTATCGCGCTCAGCGGCGAGCTACCTTCACCACTGTCGCCGCCATCCGGCTGCGCCTTTCACCGCCGCTGTCCGCACGCAAGATCCGAGTGCGCCGATAAGCGCCCGGAGCTTCGCGACGTCGAAGGCGCCCAGGTGGCCTGCCACTTTGCCGAAGAACTCATGGAACAACGCGTCAGCGGCGCGGCATGA
- a CDS encoding FUSC family protein: MARIRFRDPYFNYRYRHYLYTLRATIALSVTFAIISLFNIPHSIWAPVSTLMVMGNLPHVGGVLDKGGQRLIGTALGGLLGVALLLIPSAPPGTIQVLTLAAIAVALHATFTSRYGYSVLMFGITILMVTGDGNQDLTIALWRAFDVLLGTSIGILITIIVLPQKATDLFRFMLADNLDRLASLYYAHTLATEADHDQALEEMKKTTTQLIKQRALVDAVHKEGRLRRGELNSLLSLERRMISTVELLLETHWDTRNGHDIIESLEGLRAEQQQLARSLSMLAHQVRTGQQIDMNIAALDLQRYVNRAFSGRSSSGRALFSPSGYLWLNRELARQARALVGYLGNIQRLPSSRLRKRASRHHLVGGRRLSDERPDSAQP; this comes from the coding sequence ATGGCACGCATACGCTTTCGCGATCCCTATTTCAATTACCGTTACCGTCACTATCTCTACACGCTGCGTGCCACCATCGCGCTCAGTGTCACCTTTGCCATTATTTCGCTTTTCAACATTCCTCACAGCATCTGGGCGCCGGTCAGCACGCTGATGGTCATGGGCAACCTGCCTCATGTCGGGGGTGTACTGGACAAGGGCGGGCAGCGTCTGATCGGGACGGCGCTGGGCGGTCTGCTCGGCGTTGCCCTGCTGCTGATTCCCTCGGCGCCACCGGGCACCATTCAGGTGCTGACGCTGGCCGCCATTGCCGTCGCCCTGCACGCGACCTTCACTTCACGCTATGGCTATAGCGTTTTGATGTTCGGCATCACGATTCTGATGGTGACCGGCGATGGCAATCAGGATCTGACCATCGCCCTGTGGCGCGCCTTTGACGTGTTGCTGGGCACCAGCATCGGGATTCTGATCACGATCATTGTGCTGCCTCAAAAGGCCACGGATCTTTTTCGCTTCATGCTGGCCGATAACCTCGACCGGCTGGCCAGCCTCTATTACGCCCATACTCTGGCGACCGAAGCCGATCACGATCAGGCGCTGGAAGAGATGAAAAAGACCACTACGCAGCTGATCAAGCAGCGCGCACTGGTCGACGCCGTTCACAAGGAAGGGAGGCTGCGCCGCGGCGAGCTCAACAGCCTGCTGTCACTGGAACGCCGCATGATTTCAACCGTCGAGCTGTTGCTGGAAACCCACTGGGATACCCGCAACGGTCACGACATCATTGAAAGTCTGGAAGGGTTACGCGCCGAGCAACAACAGCTGGCACGGTCACTGTCGATGCTGGCCCATCAGGTGCGCACCGGTCAGCAAATCGACATGAACATTGCAGCGCTCGATCTACAGCGCTACGTCAATCGGGCCTTTTCCGGACGCTCCTCTTCGGGACGCGCCCTGTTCAGCCCGAGTGGCTACCTATGGCTCAACCGTGAGCTGGCCCGCCAGGCACGCGCCCTGGTCGGTTATCTGGGCAACATTCAGCGCTTGCCCAGCTCGCGACTGAGAAAACGCGCCAGTCGGCATCATCTGGTGGGCGGCCGGCGCCTGAGCGATGAACGCCCCGACAGTGCTCAGCCCTGA
- a CDS encoding FAD assembly factor SdhE, giving the protein MSEQQAFDATARKRLYWHSRRGMWELDLMLVPFIENCFDGLSDEDQYAYQTLLACEDQDLFLWLMRRELPDDPALTPIITRIVDYAESTHTSDVRPL; this is encoded by the coding sequence GTGAGCGAACAACAAGCCTTTGATGCCACGGCGCGCAAGCGTCTTTACTGGCATTCCCGTCGTGGCATGTGGGAGCTGGATCTCATGCTGGTACCCTTTATCGAGAATTGCTTCGATGGGCTCAGTGATGAAGATCAGTATGCCTATCAGACGCTGCTGGCCTGTGAGGATCAGGATCTTTTCCTGTGGCTGATGCGTCGTGAACTGCCCGATGATCCGGCACTGACGCCCATCATCACAAGGATTGTGGATTATGCCGAAAGCACTCACACCAGTGACGTTCGGCCGCTCTAG
- a CDS encoding integration host factor subunit beta, translating to MTKSELIEQIAAQQSELSVKDVESAVRLILDDITDTLANGGRVEIRGFGSFSLHYREPRTGRNPKTGDPVSLTGKHVPHFKPGKELREQVNASREYGL from the coding sequence ATGACGAAGTCCGAATTGATCGAACAGATTGCTGCGCAACAGTCAGAATTGTCCGTCAAGGACGTGGAGTCAGCCGTTCGTCTGATTCTTGACGATATTACCGATACGCTGGCAAACGGTGGTCGGGTCGAAATACGCGGCTTTGGCAGCTTTTCTCTCCATTACCGTGAGCCCCGCACCGGACGTAACCCCAAGACCGGTGATCCTGTCAGCCTCACTGGCAAGCACGTACCCCATTTCAAGCCCGGCAAGGAACTGCGAGAGCAGGTCAACGCAAGTCGCGAGTACGGACTTTGA
- a CDS encoding lipopolysaccharide assembly protein LapA domain-containing protein — MRWLKGVVLAVVTLIVLLLGMLFAVRNQQTVPLDVIWAELPPASLSLWLLSTLVAGVLLGMVAMSGLYLRLRTTLMRTRHDNQQQRKELDRLRVQEFKEAP; from the coding sequence ATGCGCTGGCTCAAGGGCGTGGTACTTGCGGTTGTCACACTGATCGTTCTGCTTCTGGGCATGCTGTTTGCCGTGCGCAATCAGCAGACCGTGCCGCTGGACGTTATCTGGGCGGAACTACCGCCTGCTTCGCTGTCCCTGTGGCTGCTATCAACGCTGGTGGCCGGCGTACTGCTGGGCATGGTGGCCATGTCAGGACTTTATCTGCGTCTGCGTACCACGCTCATGCGCACTCGCCACGATAACCAGCAACAGCGCAAGGAGCTTGATCGTCTGCGCGTTCAGGAGTTCAAGGAAGCCCCCTGA
- the lapB gene encoding lipopolysaccharide assembly protein LapB, whose translation MPDPVLLLILVAAIGIGWWLGRMERKHYRYRQRALSGQHLSRDYFVGLNFLLNEQPDRAIETFVQALEVNGDTIDTHIALGNLFRMRGETDRAVRIHQNLLARPVLTSEQSEQVQLELARDFMRLGVLDRAERLLEGLVRQCENEHTATAAKRLMVDLYEREKDWQAAIDVALPQLVRQDESLRRAAAHWHCELAEQNIEEGSPGPARRHLKQALSIDSSCVRANWIYADIEHRAGSYRNEIRALRRIRDQDSDMVPITLAPIQRAFDLLDDEAGLIDFLHDQVEKAPYVSFVLLLAERLRTRDGIEHATRLVSEQLQRHPSLRGIDYLMDLYLKEVPEHELEHLRLLKRHTEQLMAERARYRCKSCGFQGERLYWHCPSCRQWGAIKPITGLEGE comes from the coding sequence ATGCCGGATCCCGTGCTGCTCCTTATACTCGTTGCGGCAATCGGCATCGGCTGGTGGCTGGGCCGCATGGAGCGAAAGCACTACCGCTATCGCCAGCGAGCGCTGTCCGGCCAGCACCTGTCACGTGACTATTTTGTCGGGCTGAATTTTCTGCTCAACGAGCAGCCCGACCGCGCCATCGAAACCTTCGTACAGGCGCTTGAAGTCAACGGCGACACCATCGATACACACATCGCACTGGGCAATCTCTTTCGCATGCGCGGTGAAACCGACCGCGCAGTGCGCATTCATCAGAATTTGTTGGCACGCCCCGTATTGACCTCGGAACAGAGCGAGCAGGTGCAGCTCGAGCTGGCCCGCGACTTCATGCGTCTGGGCGTTCTTGATCGCGCCGAGCGCCTACTCGAAGGACTGGTACGTCAGTGTGAAAATGAACACACCGCGACGGCTGCCAAGCGTCTGATGGTGGATCTCTACGAGCGGGAAAAGGATTGGCAGGCGGCCATCGACGTGGCGCTGCCACAGCTGGTGCGACAGGATGAATCGCTTCGCAGGGCAGCCGCCCACTGGCACTGCGAACTGGCCGAACAAAACATCGAAGAAGGCAGCCCCGGTCCTGCGCGTAGACACCTCAAACAGGCACTTTCCATCGACTCGAGCTGCGTTCGTGCCAACTGGATTTATGCCGACATTGAGCATCGTGCCGGCAGCTATCGTAACGAAATCCGTGCCCTGCGCCGTATCCGCGATCAGGACAGCGACATGGTACCGATTACGCTGGCGCCCATTCAGCGCGCCTTTGATCTGCTCGATGACGAAGCCGGCCTGATTGACTTTCTGCATGACCAGGTAGAAAAGGCACCTTATGTCTCCTTCGTTTTGCTGTTGGCCGAACGACTGCGCACCCGCGACGGTATCGAACACGCTACCCGCCTGGTCAGCGAACAGCTACAGCGCCATCCGAGCCTGCGCGGTATCGACTACCTGATGGATCTCTATCTCAAGGAGGTCCCCGAGCATGAACTTGAACATCTGCGTCTGCTCAAGCGTCATACCGAACAGCTCATGGCCGAGCGTGCCCGTTATCGCTGCAAGAGCTGCGGCTTCCAGGGCGAAAGACTTTACTGGCATTGCCCCAGCTGTCGCCAGTGGGGCGCCATCAAACCGATTACAGGTCTGGAGGGCGAATAA
- the pyrF gene encoding orotidine-5'-phosphate decarboxylase, with product MSSPLIIALDHTSLDAALPLVDQMDPQRCRLKVGKELFVRSGPHALKMLHQRGFDVFLDLKFHDIPNTVAAAVHAAADHGIWMVNVHASGGRQMMQAARDVLVQNGLRTHLVAVTVLTSMDDAALSETGVTRTAGDQALHLAGLARDCGMDGVVCSAREAGDVAAQCGDDFLRVTPGIRPAFAQRDDQSRVMTPLEAMQAGSTHLVIGRPVTRASDPMAALVAIEQELAALKG from the coding sequence ATGTCTTCCCCTCTGATCATCGCTCTCGATCATACCAGTCTGGACGCGGCACTGCCGCTGGTGGACCAGATGGACCCGCAACGCTGTCGGCTCAAGGTAGGCAAGGAGCTTTTTGTCCGCAGTGGCCCGCACGCATTGAAAATGCTGCATCAGCGCGGCTTTGATGTCTTTCTGGATCTCAAGTTTCACGATATTCCCAACACGGTGGCTGCTGCGGTTCATGCAGCCGCCGATCACGGTATATGGATGGTCAACGTTCACGCGTCTGGGGGCCGGCAGATGATGCAGGCAGCACGTGACGTGCTCGTGCAAAACGGACTCAGGACGCATCTGGTCGCCGTGACAGTACTTACCAGCATGGATGATGCTGCACTGTCAGAAACCGGTGTGACGCGTACTGCTGGCGATCAGGCGTTGCATCTGGCAGGGCTTGCCCGGGACTGCGGCATGGATGGTGTGGTGTGCTCGGCGCGTGAAGCCGGCGATGTGGCTGCACAGTGTGGCGATGACTTCCTGCGCGTCACGCCCGGCATTCGTCCGGCCTTCGCGCAGCGCGATGATCAAAGCCGTGTCATGACCCCGCTTGAGGCGATGCAGGCCGGTAGTACGCATCTGGTGATTGGGCGACCGGTCACGCGCGCCAGTGATCCAATGGCAGCACTGGTAGCCATTGAACAGGAGCTTGCGGCACTCAAGGGGTAA
- a CDS encoding ComEA family DNA-binding protein, with the protein MSRKLIAMLLTTAALSLSAPLMAAPQSVNINTATAAELTALPGIGEKKAEAIIADREAHGAYESADDLSRVSGIGSATVEQLRDSVEL; encoded by the coding sequence ATGTCCCGCAAACTGATCGCAATGCTTTTGACCACCGCTGCCCTCTCCCTTTCTGCACCTCTGATGGCCGCGCCGCAAAGCGTCAATATCAATACCGCCACCGCCGCCGAATTGACCGCTCTTCCGGGCATTGGCGAGAAAAAGGCTGAAGCCATCATCGCCGACCGCGAAGCGCACGGCGCCTACGAAAGTGCCGATGATCTGAGCCGCGTCAGCGGTATCGGAAGCGCTACCGTCGAGCAGCTGCGCGATAGCGTCGAACTCTGA
- a CDS encoding FxsA family protein: MPLLLPIGFFLLLDLISIFVLGKLIGAWVLLVIVLAAAFGIHLIRREGMDSFREAQQKMATGGEASAELKRGAALIMAGVLLIMPGILTDALAMFCLMPFSRSALLGRFMRSKVNVHRYHPERDRRGDTYTQPGRDTSADQPSQPHVIEGEIVDSEKDHRK, encoded by the coding sequence ATGCCCCTGCTGTTACCCATCGGCTTTTTTCTGTTGCTGGATCTGATCTCGATTTTTGTCCTGGGCAAGCTGATCGGTGCCTGGGTATTGCTGGTCATTGTGCTGGCGGCCGCCTTCGGCATACATCTGATACGCCGTGAAGGCATGGACTCGTTTCGAGAGGCCCAGCAGAAAATGGCCACCGGCGGCGAAGCCAGCGCGGAACTCAAGCGCGGCGCGGCGCTGATCATGGCAGGCGTACTGCTTATCATGCCGGGGATTCTGACCGATGCTCTGGCCATGTTTTGTCTGATGCCGTTTTCCCGCAGCGCGCTTCTGGGGCGTTTCATGCGCAGCAAGGTCAACGTGCACCGTTACCACCCCGAACGCGACCGCCGCGGCGATACCTACACTCAGCCCGGGCGCGACACCTCGGCCGACCAGCCATCGCAACCCCACGTGATCGAAGGCGAAATCGTTGATAGTGAAAAGGATCATCGCAAGTAA
- a CDS encoding co-chaperone GroES: MNIRPLHDRVVVRRVEEEQKTSGGIVLPGNAQEKPTRGEILAVGKGRILESGETRPLDVQVGDKVIFKDGFGVEKQKINGEEVLIMSESDILGVLEG, from the coding sequence ATGAACATCCGTCCTTTGCACGATCGCGTTGTCGTTCGTCGCGTGGAAGAAGAACAAAAGACTTCCGGTGGCATCGTTCTGCCCGGCAACGCGCAGGAAAAGCCGACCCGCGGTGAGATCCTCGCAGTTGGCAAGGGCCGTATCCTTGAAAGCGGTGAGACACGCCCCCTCGACGTACAGGTCGGGGACAAGGTGATCTTCAAGGATGGCTTTGGCGTTGAGAAACAAAAGATCAACGGTGAAGAAGTTCTGATCATGAGCGAGTCCGACATTCTCGGCGTGCTCGAAGGCTGA